AAGTGAATATGGTACCAGTTATTACTCTACTGAATGCTTATCAACACTTGTTACATTTTCAGGAGTCCATTTAACTCTTTTTACAAAGTCTTTTTCGCGGACCGGACAGTCTTTGATCTGGCAGACCGGGCATGAGATGGTTTTACAATCATCCATATGGAAATTGAATTCGATATTTCTTTTGATATTTTGGGCAAGAAGGACAATCATTTTTTCCATCTCGTTATGGGCATCGCGGAGGCTATAATACCAGGGTAAAGTAATATGAGCATCAATATGAAGGGAGGCCCCGAATTGCTGGATTTTCATGTTGTGAACATCAATCCATTCTGTTTTCCTGTTATCTTCCAAAACCCTGATGATCTGATTAAGAAGTTCCGGATCCTGTTCATCCATAATCCCGCTTAAGGATTTTCTTACAATTTTATAGCCTACAAAAATAATGTAAGCTCCAAAAACAAGGGCTACCGCTGAATCCAGCCAATAGATTTTAGTAAAATATACAACGACTAAACTGACTACTACGCCAAGAGTGGTTATGGTATCAGATTGAAGGTGCTTTCCGGAAGAAACAAGCACCAGTGAATTCTCTGCCTGACCTTTTTTAATGGAAATATAGCCAAGAAGATAGTTAACAATAGCCGTTGCTGCTATAATCCATATGCCCAGATCCAGCTTGTCAAGAGTTTTTCCGACGATAAGACTGTGAGCACCTTCATAAATAATCATGATTCCTGCAATGGCAATCAGGGCCCCTTCTATACCGGATGTGACAAACTCTACCTTTCCATGGCCGTAAGGATGGTCTTCGTCTTTGGGTTTTGCAGCAAGATAAAGAGAGTAGAGGCCCATAAATGCACTGATTACATTTACGATACTTTCCATGGCATCTGAAAACACAGCATCTGAATTGGTGAGTTTCCAGGCGATGATCTTTCCGATGAAAAGAATGACTCCAAAACCGGCAATCCATTTTTGAAAGCCTATTTTATCTTTATTGTTTTTCTTTTTTTTGTCCATAGGTTTGATAAAAAAAAGAATCTCAATTTTGAGACCCTTTTTTATTTTGTTAGTTTAAACTAAGTTGTTGGCTGCTAAGTATTCTGCAATCTGTACAGCGTTCGTTGCGGCTCCTTTTCGCAGATTGTCTGCTACGATCCAGAGGTTGAGCGTTTTGGGCTGTGAAAGATCGCGTCTTATCCTGCCGACGAAAACTTCGTCTTTCCCTTCGGAATACAGCGGCATTGGATATTCGTTGTTTTTTACGTTATCCATTACTACTACGCCCGGGGTTTCGGATAAGATTTTTCTTACTTCGTTGAGGTCGAACTCATTTTCAAATTCAATGTTCACACTTTCTGAGTGGCCTCCCTGTACCGGAACTCTAACAGCTGTCGCTGTTAGGTTGAAGGTGTCATCCCCTAAAATTTTCTTAGGTTCTTTCATCAGCTTGATCTCTTCTTTTGTATAGTCATCATCACTGAATACATCACAGTGAGGAAGAGCATTTTTGAAGATCTGATAAGGATATACTTTGGTTACGGAGTCATCTCCGCTGATCTCTGAGTTCAGCTGGTCTACAGCAGCTTTACCGGTTCCTGTTACCGATTGATAGGTGGAAACGACTACTCTTTTAAGATCATATTTTTTATTCAAAGGTCCTAAAACCATTACGAGCTGAATGGTTGAACAGTTCGGGTTGGCAATGATCTTGTCTTCTTTGGTTAAAACATGGGCATTGATTTCCGGAACGATCAGTTTTTTATCCGGATCCATTCTCCAGGCTGAAGAATTGTCGATAACCGTTGTTCCGACTTCTGCAAAAAGAGGAGCGAATTCCAGGGAAGTAGAACCTCCTGCAGAGAAAATAGCAATATCAGGTTTGGCAGCTATAGCGTCCTTCATGCTTACAATCGTAAATTCCTTCTGTTTATACTTCACCTTTTTACCTACAGATTTTTCGGATGCTACCGGAATTAATTCTGTTACAGGGAAGTTTCTCTCCTCCAAAACTTTAAGCATAACTTGTCCAACCATTCCTGTTGAACCTACTACAGCTACTTTCATTGATTTAATTAAAAATTTAAAGATTAAACTATTTAAAAAGTTAACTCATAAATGATAACTTATTTTTATGTTTTTAAGCCCCAAAGACTCTTGTCCAAGGGAATGCGAATGCAAATAAACCTGCCGCTATAAGCCCCATGATTACAATTCCTAAAGAAATGGTATCGTTGGATTTTACTTTTTTGTTGATGATGGTCATCAATACGGCCGCAATAAGCATAGAAAATGGATGTTCTACATATTGAAATCTTAAATCTGCATTTTTCATCACAGATCCCATATCCATTCCTTTAGTAAAGTTGATCACCAACATAATGATTCCCAAAAGGAACTGGATGTGGAAGAAGATCATTGTAAAGAGCGTGGTCTTCTTCAAAAATTTGTTCACTTTGCCGCTGAAGCCGAACATGGTTGCTAAAAGCGCAATAATAAATAATGCTACTAAAAGAAGCTCAAGATACCCGAATCCTTTGTGGGCATTAAGTAAAATTTTGTAAAAATCCATAATCAATTTTTTTTGTACACAAATATAACAAAAATCCCGGCGAAAAGCCGGGATTTGATAGGTATAAAATCTATAATATTAGAATCTATATGAGATTGATGCAGACCATGTTCTTCCGAATCCAAAGAATACTTGGTTAGAAGTATCCAAACCTTTGTAGAAGTTTGCTGGATTGTTGATGTAAGCATTATATAGTTGCTGTGCCTGCTGATCAGTATTAGTAGATGTTTTGAAATCAGCAACATCTTTAACATGATTTGAAGACTTACCATCAGAGATATAAGTAGTATCAAACAGGTTATAAACATTACCCGTTACAATAAGTCTGTTTCCGTTATTCAGGTTGAAAGAATAAGATACACCTAAATCAAAAAGATTATAGCTAGGCATCTTTAAAGCTCCTTTTTCAGCTGCTTTTGGAATTACGCCATTATTGATGATGAAATTTTGGTCAATGTTAAATGTTCCGTATAAATTATCAGCATATCTCCAAGTACTGAAAACGCTAAGTTGTTTTACTGGTTTTAAAGTAAATCCTAAAGCTGCAGTTGTTTGTGCTGCATCAGAAACTTTAATACCATCTAACGCCAGCTGTACTGAGTTACTGTTAGTTTTAGGATCAGTTATAGCAACGTTATTATCATCGAATAATTCTCCAACAGGATTGTTTTTGTATTTCCAGTTACCTATTGAGAACATACCGTTTAATTCTAAGTAATCTGTAACTTTATAGAATGCTTCGAATTCTGCCCCCATGTGAACTTCCTGTACACCTAATAAGTTTACATAAGCTCTGGTTTGGTTATTTGGATTTGATGGGGTAGGAGTATTAATATTAACATTGGTAACTCTTTGGAATCTGTCTTTCCATGAAGTGTAATACAGGTTAACATTAGCTCTGAAAGCAGAACTTCTGAATCCGTATCCTAACTCTGCAGAAGCAATTTTTTCGTTCTGTAGATTAGAATTTAATACCTGTTGATTATTTGGATATACCGCATAGTTATTAGGCTGTTTAGAATAATAACCCATATTGGCAAAAACGTTATGCTGCTCATTGATATTATAGTTGATACCAGCTTTAACATTGTATCCCCAAATTCCTTTAAATCCGGTTTTAGTATTAACTACCTGATTTTGTTGTTTGGTAACACCGTCTATAACCCAATTGTCAATTCTCTGGAACTGCTGATTGGAAAGTGACCCTTGTAGAAATGCTGAAATGGCATCGTTTGAGTATTCCAACTGTCCAAAAGTTCCTAACCACATTACTTCTCCGTTAAAGTTTCTGCTGGCAATCTGTGAATTATCTTTGATTGCTTTTACAAAAGGATTAGCAGAAGGCTTAGGCTCGTAAGATTGTGTAACAGAGTAGTATGGTGCTGCATTCAGGTTACTGTTTTCACGATATTCTGAATTCCCTAACATTCCTGAGATAAGACCCGGGTGGTAACCATAATAATATCTTCCGTCTAAACCTGCAGAGAAGCTCCAGTTAGAATTAATTTTATGTTGGAAGTTAGTTAAGAAACCATACCAGTCATGAGAATTAATATGTGATCTTCTTACAAGACCACTAGTTCTGGTGGCAATTCCCGGATTTGGATTAGCAGGAGCTGCTGTACCGGCAGCGTTTGAGAAATCTGGGATGGCTGCTCCTTGGTTCCATGCATAGATATCATCAAATCTGATTTGTCCCTGGTCATTTTTAAGTTTTGCACTGTTGATATTATTACCATTAATACCTCCTAGGAAACCTGTTCCTCCACCTCTTCCCCAAGAAGCATATAATACAGTGGATAACTTAGATTTTTCTGAGATATTCCAATCCCAGTTAACAGATGCTACAGGTTTGCTGTAAAAGTTAACGGATTGAGAGTAAACATCTCCTTTTAAATATCCCCAGTTTGGATTATATCTTCTGTTAGGTTCTCCGTTTTCACCATATTTAATGAAATCGGAAATTCTACTCTGATAGTTTTGCATGTGCCATTGAGGAGCACCTGTAAAAGTAAACTGGAAATCATGCTTTTTATTAGGTTGGTAACCTAAAGCGAAATAATAGTTATATGATTCAAAATCAGTTCCATCAACATACATTGCTCCTGCTGTTCTTGACATTAAGAACGAAGAAGACCATCCTTTTGCTGACTTACCTGTATTGTATGAAAATAAAGTTTTAAGATATCCATCATTACCAAGTCCTACAGTAACGTTACCTTCTCTTTTTTTGTCCGCCGCTCTTGTTAGTACGTTAATAGTACCTCCAATAGATGCGATTGCTAATTTAGAAGATCCAAGACCTCTTTGTACTTGCATTGCAGAAGTTACGTCAGATAGTCCTGCCCAGTTTGACCAGTAAACAGATCCGGATTCCATGTCATTTACAGGGACACCGTTTATCATTACAGCAGTGTTGTTCATATCAAATCCACGAACATTAACTCTACCGTCTCCAAATCCACCGCCTCCTTTAGTTGCATAAATAGACGGGGTTGTGTTTAAGATTTCAGGGAATTCCTGATTTCCTAATCTTTCAACAATCTGAGCTTCTTTAATTGTTGAAACTGCTACCGGAGTTTTTCTATCTTTAGCGATATCGGCAACACCAGTTAATACAACTTGTTCAATGTCATTAGACTTCGCTTTTGCGGTGTCCTGAACTTGTTGAGCATAATAGACACTGGCTGTAGAAAGTGTGATTACTGCAGACAGCATCGATTTGTTGATTAATTTCATAATCGTTAGTAATAATTAGATTTAATTTTCTGCAAAATTCGCAAAATAAATTTTAACTATTATTAACTCAATGTTAATTTTTACTAAATCTTAATAAGCTTTATGTTGTTGATTTTCAGTATTATGGACAAAAGTTGAATTTCTATATGAAAAAAATCATATTGTTGAATTTTTAACAAACAGGGGCTCTTTTTATTAAAAATACAACGCTATTTCACGGCTTTGAGACTCAAATCGATATTCTCAGCCGAGTGAGTAAGGGCTCCGGCGGAGATAAAGGTAACTCCTGTAGAGGCTATTTCTTTTAACATATCACGGGTAATTCCACCTGATGCTTCAGATTCACATAATCCATTGATCATTTCTACGGCCTGTCTCATCGTTGGAACATCCATATTGTCAAGCATGATTCTGTCAACTTTTGCTTTGATAGCTTCCTGAACTTCGTCAAGATTTCTTGTTTCTACCTCAATTTTTAATTTTTTCTTATGGGTTTTGATATAGTCTTTAGCCATTTTTACAGCATTGGTAATGCTTCCGTTGTAGTCAATATGATTGTCTTTCAGCATGATCATATCATATAATCCATATCTGTGATTGGTTCCTCCGCCTATGGCTACTGCCCATTTTTCACATATTCTGAAATTAGGCGTTGTTTTTCTGGTGTCTAAAAGTTTGGTTTTTGTTCCCACCAGTCTTGAGTCCCACTCGTGAGTTAAAGTGGCAATTCCGCTCATTCGCTGCATGCAGTTCAGGATCAATCTTTCGGTGGAAAGGATAGACCTTGCGCTTCCGGTTACAATAAGGGCGACATCTCCTACTTTTGCGGCAGCTCCGTCTTTGATGAAGGTTTCAACCTTCAGGTTTTTATCAAAAGTTTTAAAAATAATTTCTGCCAGCTCTACCCCTGCTAAGATACAATCCTGTTTTACTAAAAGCTTGGCGCTTTGTTCAAGATCCTGAGGAATGGTGGAAAGAGTGGAGTGGTCGCCATCCTGAATGTCTTCTTCAAGAGCGTTTTTAATAAATGTTTTTAATGCTTTATCGGTAACGTAGCTGGGCTTTTTCATTATACTATTTTGTTTAGGCTAGATCTT
This region of Chryseobacterium vaccae genomic DNA includes:
- a CDS encoding cation diffusion facilitator family transporter codes for the protein MDKKKKNNKDKIGFQKWIAGFGVILFIGKIIAWKLTNSDAVFSDAMESIVNVISAFMGLYSLYLAAKPKDEDHPYGHGKVEFVTSGIEGALIAIAGIMIIYEGAHSLIVGKTLDKLDLGIWIIAATAIVNYLLGYISIKKGQAENSLVLVSSGKHLQSDTITTLGVVVSLVVVYFTKIYWLDSAVALVFGAYIIFVGYKIVRKSLSGIMDEQDPELLNQIIRVLEDNRKTEWIDVHNMKIQQFGASLHIDAHITLPWYYSLRDAHNEMEKMIVLLAQNIKRNIEFNFHMDDCKTISCPVCQIKDCPVREKDFVKRVKWTPENVTSVDKHSVE
- a CDS encoding aspartate-semialdehyde dehydrogenase translates to MKVAVVGSTGMVGQVMLKVLEERNFPVTELIPVASEKSVGKKVKYKQKEFTIVSMKDAIAAKPDIAIFSAGGSTSLEFAPLFAEVGTTVIDNSSAWRMDPDKKLIVPEINAHVLTKEDKIIANPNCSTIQLVMVLGPLNKKYDLKRVVVSTYQSVTGTGKAAVDQLNSEISGDDSVTKVYPYQIFKNALPHCDVFSDDDYTKEEIKLMKEPKKILGDDTFNLTATAVRVPVQGGHSESVNIEFENEFDLNEVRKILSETPGVVVMDNVKNNEYPMPLYSEGKDEVFVGRIRRDLSQPKTLNLWIVADNLRKGAATNAVQIAEYLAANNLV
- a CDS encoding TonB-dependent receptor, translating into MKLINKSMLSAVITLSTASVYYAQQVQDTAKAKSNDIEQVVLTGVADIAKDRKTPVAVSTIKEAQIVERLGNQEFPEILNTTPSIYATKGGGGFGDGRVNVRGFDMNNTAVMINGVPVNDMESGSVYWSNWAGLSDVTSAMQVQRGLGSSKLAIASIGGTINVLTRAADKKREGNVTVGLGNDGYLKTLFSYNTGKSAKGWSSSFLMSRTAGAMYVDGTDFESYNYYFALGYQPNKKHDFQFTFTGAPQWHMQNYQSRISDFIKYGENGEPNRRYNPNWGYLKGDVYSQSVNFYSKPVASVNWDWNISEKSKLSTVLYASWGRGGGTGFLGGINGNNINSAKLKNDQGQIRFDDIYAWNQGAAIPDFSNAAGTAAPANPNPGIATRTSGLVRRSHINSHDWYGFLTNFQHKINSNWSFSAGLDGRYYYGYHPGLISGMLGNSEYRENSNLNAAPYYSVTQSYEPKPSANPFVKAIKDNSQIASRNFNGEVMWLGTFGQLEYSNDAISAFLQGSLSNQQFQRIDNWVIDGVTKQQNQVVNTKTGFKGIWGYNVKAGINYNINEQHNVFANMGYYSKQPNNYAVYPNNQQVLNSNLQNEKIASAELGYGFRSSAFRANVNLYYTSWKDRFQRVTNVNINTPTPSNPNNQTRAYVNLLGVQEVHMGAEFEAFYKVTDYLELNGMFSIGNWKYKNNPVGELFDDNNVAITDPKTNSNSVQLALDGIKVSDAAQTTAALGFTLKPVKQLSVFSTWRYADNLYGTFNIDQNFIINNGVIPKAAEKGALKMPSYNLFDLGVSYSFNLNNGNRLIVTGNVYNLFDTTYISDGKSSNHVKDVADFKTSTNTDQQAQQLYNAYINNPANFYKGLDTSNQVFFGFGRTWSASISYRF
- the nadC gene encoding carboxylating nicotinate-nucleotide diphosphorylase, translated to MKKPSYVTDKALKTFIKNALEEDIQDGDHSTLSTIPQDLEQSAKLLVKQDCILAGVELAEIIFKTFDKNLKVETFIKDGAAAKVGDVALIVTGSARSILSTERLILNCMQRMSGIATLTHEWDSRLVGTKTKLLDTRKTTPNFRICEKWAVAIGGGTNHRYGLYDMIMLKDNHIDYNGSITNAVKMAKDYIKTHKKKLKIEVETRNLDEVQEAIKAKVDRIMLDNMDVPTMRQAVEMINGLCESEASGGITRDMLKEIASTGVTFISAGALTHSAENIDLSLKAVK